The Nomascus leucogenys isolate Asia chromosome 4, Asia_NLE_v1, whole genome shotgun sequence genome includes the window ctactacagaaaaaaaataaccttgtgcagttagaacatagtttattcataagtgggggcaggggaggctgggcatgAAGGGGGGCCCTACATGACTTAACCCTTACTTGGCATGGCCTTAGGTCCTGTTTACAATTTGGTATCGTATTGCCACAGTCTGTTCTGTCCATCTCATGATCCCTATTTTGTTCATTCATGCTGGGCAGTTGTGTCTAAACCATAAAGGGACGGGGTATAACAAGTTGCATCTGACCTCCCAGCCCATCAGGGCTAGGAATTGTTTTAAGTTTCTTCTGAGATCCCCTTGGCCACGAGGTGGCGTCTATTCAGTCGGTGGGGTTTTAGGATTTTTAGTTTACATAACTAATTTGATAATCCAGGGCATTTGTTACAGTGTACCAAGGTGAGATTATGACTCAACTATTTAGCACCTCCATCTCAACACGTACTTCTCCAACGGTCATGGCAGAGGAAGGGAGGGCTGGAAAATTGAGCACCGGCAATGACATATTTCGCCCCAAAACTGACcccttcacatttcttttttctattttgagacggagtcttgctctgtcgtccaggctggagtgcagtggcccaatctcagttcactgcaacctccacctcccgggttcaagtgattctcctgcctcagcctcctgagtagctgggattatgggcacgccaccacacccggctaatttttgtatttttagtagagacgggtttcaccatgtgagccactgcgcccagcccttgaCTCCCTTCACATTTCATTAGCCAGAGCTGGGCTTGTGGCCAGATCTGCCTTGAAGGAGGTAAGGAAGGGTATGTGACCATGAGCAACGTCCACACAGGTGGACAAGGTGACCCATGTGACTTTGGTTCCCTCTCTTTAGGAAGAATTTTTGGTTGTACTTGGGACAGTTACAGGCATGCTGCTATTGCCATGATCTTCGGGAAGCTGAAGTGATGAGCAGCAGTGTGTGATTCTGAGGACACAGAGGGCTGGGGTCTAGGAGCTATCTCAGGTGGGCTCAGTCAGTGCCATCCTCCCTCTTGGTGCCTCCCTAGAAGTGCTGAGAAGATGCAAAACCAAAAGCTGTTACTCCAACATTGCTTAGCCAAGCTAAGCACATGCATTCcctatgattcagcaattctgctcctagcATGTCTCCCAGAGAAATTGTCCCATGGGTCCATGGAGGCATATAAGAATGGCCATTGCAGCACAGTTctggttggggtggggggagctgaAGGTCATCTGGTGTCCACCACTGGAGGAATGGATGGATAAAATGGGATGGATGCACAAGTGGGCAGACAGATGGTGAAAGGATGGTCAGTCCTCACATGGACCAGTTTCCTTTCTCTTAGGCTAAGGATTAGCATCtccaggcaaaaagaaaacatttctggaTTCCCTTGCCACTGGAGTTCTGTGGAAGAGAGAAATGGAGTTCACTAATGAGATGTCCTTTGAAGGATATGGACAGAGGAAACAGGGCCAAGGAAGTTTGCTCTGCGGGCCCAGCCTTGGAGATGTTCAGTCCTTCTGCAGCAACATCACGCTTCTGGCTTTGTGGGTATCAGGAGGCAGGAGTGGCAGTCCCACCCCATGTCCCAGGGCCCAAGACCAGCTTCCTGGGTGCTTAGAGGGGGTGGATGGCAGGCAGGACAGTATGTTCTGATCCCAGCTCCAGTGGGAGCCTCCTGGAGGCGACTTCTCTAGCCTTCCCATGTACTTTGTTAAGTACCCTGATTCCCTTAAATCCCCGTCTGCCAAAAACAGCTGGAGAAGTTTCTGTTTCCTGAAACTGACCCCTTCCTGATTTGGAAATGACTTGCCGAGGTGACAAAGCAAGTTACTGACACATCTCAAGTTTGAAACAGGCCTCCTGACTCCACCTATAACAGTCCCACTGTCccatgccctttttttttttttttctttttttgattcagagccttgctctgtcgcccaggctggagtgcagtggcgtgatctcggctcactgcaacttctgcctcccgggttcaagcaattctcctgcctcagcctcccaagtagctgggattacaggcacatgccatcacacccggctaatttttgtatttttattagacacagggtttcgccatgttggccaggctgatctcgaactcctggcctcaggtgatccacccacctcagcctctcaaagtgctaggattacaggcatgagccaccgcacccagcccaggctCGTCTTTCCTCTCCTAGCCTGCCCCAATCAGAAGGATCAGGAGGGGTAAAGCTGGCCCATGGGGAACCTGTGGCTGGGAGCCCCATGAGGCAGGGCAGCAGAAGAGGGCAGAGAGGGTTGGGACCTCTGTGGCCCTGGCTGAGGTCTGCTCTGATGGCATGGTAATGGAAACCTGCTACCAGATGACAAAACACTATTACCAAACAGCTGGGTGACCTTAGGAAAATCACTCAACCGCTTCTGCCTACAGATTTCCTCATCTGCGGGGCCCTGCAGAGCTGTTGCAAGGACGAAATGAGGCAATGTACATGTGCCTGGCAGCAGAGCTGACCCCACACAGCTCAATCCTCAGTGTGTGCatgtttggaaaaaaaacaacaactagaGGAACTAGTTCTTCTTACCTGGGAAGATTCCTAAGCACAAATTAGGTTTCTTAGGGGCTGAGATTAGAAAAAGCTTAGTCTCAGTCCCTAGACCTTATTAGCACGACCTTCCTAGAGCTGGCTCTAATCGGCACAGCTTGGGAAGCTCTCTCTCTGGAGAAGAAACCACCTGGCCACTGCAgcctttctgtttctggcttaggCCCACTGGCCTGCCTGGCGTGAGCTCCCTGGGGTAGGGAGCCTGCAAACCTTGGGAGTTGAGAAGCGCTggcttggccgggtgtggtggctcacaccagtaatcccaacactttggtgaggctgaggcagaagagtcgcttaagcccaggagttcgagaacagcctaggaaacagggagatcctgtctgtaaaaaatacagcggtgactcacacctgtagtcccagctactcaggaggcaggctgagatgggaggatcacctgagcctgggaggcagcgtCTGCAACGATCcctaatcacaccactgcactccagagcgcCAGAGATCCTGTCTTGAACCCCCCCCACCccgaaaaaaagaaagaaaagtactgTCCGACAGGTCAGGTCCACACTCTAGCTCCAGCTGCCTTCCTAAATCACTGAGCAGCCTTGGGCAAGGCCAGACCCTCTCTGGGAAGCAGAAAGGAGGTTtttcccctgcctcctgggcagGGCTTCTGGAGAGCTCTAGTGTGTCTGGGTGAGAAGGAACCCTGTAGCTCTGCAGTGCTGGGTTCTGTCTGGAAGCCTTCTTGGGGCCTATGACCCTgcaatggtttgaatgtttgtcccctcccaCATTCATGTTGAAATGCAATTGCCACTGTAACAGTGTAAGATTAGATCCTAAGAGGTGGTCAGGCCACGAGGGCTCTGCCCTCCTGCGTGGACTCAGGCCGTTATCTTGGGAGTGGGTTCGCTCTCTCCCCTCACTCCTGCCATTCTGTCCTCTGTCATGGGATGATGCAGAAGGGTCCTCACTGGGCTCTGGGCCCTCAACtgtggacttctcagcctccagagctctgagccaatacatttctgtttatttattttttatttatttatttttttgagacggagtctcgctctgtcgcccaggctggagtgcagtggcgcaatctcggctcactgcaggctccgcctcccggtttcacgccattctcctgcctcagcctctccgagcagctgggactacaggcgcccgccaccacgctcggctaattttttgtatttttagtagagacggggtttcatcgtggtctcgatctcctgacctcgtgatccgcccgcctcggcctcccaaagtgctgggattacaagcgtgagccaccgcgcccggcctacatttctgtttattagaacttacccagtctcaggtatcttGCTAGAGCagcaaaaacagactaagacagaccCTCACCCCCATGAGCCTGTTCCCAACTGGGGCCCACAAGAAAACAAGCCAGCGAGGGCGCTGCAGAATGCAGGGTTTTGGGGAAAGAGCTACAGGAGTGTGACTTGGCCCCCACAAGGGCCACAGTCCTGCCACCTGGTCTCCCGGGGCTCAGACAGCAGCCGCTAGCCCACGGAGGTAGTCCCCTGCCAGGGGCAGCACGGCCCAGTCATCGGTCCGCAGGGCCACAGGCACTCCATCTGCCAGGGCTGCCTCCAGCCGCAGCAGCAGCTTTGAGTCCGGGGGCAAGTGGATCGCTACATAGTAGCTGGTAGGGGGCTGGGCCACCATGACGAAAGGCTCCAGGTGGCGGGACACCAAGCCCTCCAGGCCCTGTGGCCCAAGTGGACACCACACACGACTCTCAGCACCCTCTGGCAGGCAGGAATCCCAGAGCTCCTCAAAGAAGCCCAGCCCGGCCCCCGCTGGGGGCTGAGGGAAAGGCAGAAAGAGGTCGGCAAAGTTCACGAACAGGGGTGGCAAGTGGGCATGGCACGTGAAACCAGTGGATGTGGTGTAAAGGGCGTGGACATCCAGCCGTGCGGGGGCCGGGCATCGGGGCTGCAGCGGCAGGAGCAGAGGGCGGGCAGGGCGGCCAGGACACAGGCAGGGCACATGGACAGCCTCCAGGGGTGCATATAGCTGTCCTTCCACACGGAAGCGCAGCTCCACAGAGTAGATGGGCTCCAGCGCCTCCGGCTGGAGCTTCAGCACTGGGAGTGGGCCCTTGACCCGATGGGACCCCATGCTCAGCCGTATCAGGGCCGGGGCCTCCTGCACCATCAGTGCTGCCACAAAGCCCTGGTTCTCGGCCACCAGTGAAGACGCCAGTGCAGGTGCGGCAAGTGAGGGGCCCAGGGCCACCCCCAACTTGGGTGCTGCCAGGTGTGCCAGCAGGATGTAGTAGAGGCGGGCATGGTCACGCCCATCAGGGTCCTCCAGCTGCCTGGCCAGCACCTGCAGCAAGTCGACCAGGccacccctcacccctgcccGCAGCAGCGCCCGGCAGACCCGCAGCAGGCCCTGCTGTAGGTCCCAGTTCGTGCAGTGGGCAGCTGCGGCCTGTAGAAAGTTGAGGGTAGCACTCTGGGCATCTCCATCTGCCACCTTTGCCAGCATTTGCAAGTGCCAGCAAAGAGCTTCATCCCTGCCCGGCCTGGACACCACCACCTGCCGCAACACCACCTTCAGGGGCTCCCTCAGCTCAGAGTCCACCTGATCCAAGAGGTCCACAAAGTGGGGAGCCAGAATGGGCTGGGCTTGGTACAGCTGGGCCAGTCCGTGGATCAAGGGGGTCAGCACCGTAGGTTGCCCAGCCAGGCAGCGGGCCACCAGATATGAGGCCTGGAAGCAGAGAGTGGCCAAGGCCCGGGGGCCCCCATCCAGGGCTGCCCGCTGCCGCAAGCCAGCCAGCAGCTCTTCCAGGTAGTGCCGTGGGCTTGGAAGCTggcctttctcctcttcttcgtCCTCGGCACAGAGCAGGCACAGTAAATGCAGGCGGGCCAGGAGGGCCATTGGGTCATGCACGAGACTGGGCAGGAGACCACGGCATAGCTGGGGCCCTAGCAGCAGTGGGGCAGCCTCCTCACCTTCAGGGCCCAGCGGCCAGTTCTCAGGGAAGCTCAGGAGGCAGTGCAGGTAAAAGAGATGGGTGGGCGGAGGCAGAGCAGGGTGCTGGGCAGCCAAGGTGAGCCGGCGGAGCAGCAGCGCTTCATCCTGGGCTGTGAACAGGGCCTCACCAAAGGCCGCCTTGAGCGCAAGCACGGCGTGCAACAGTGTCAGCTGTGCTGTGCCTAGCAGCCGTACCAGCTGCGGCTTGAAGAGTGCCGGTGGCTGTCCCTGCAGACCCCGCAGGGCCCAGCCCAGCAGCCACAGGAGCTGGGCCTGGGCCACAGGAGTGAGCAGATAGGAGGTGTCCAGAAGCTGGATCACCGCAGCCCGCAGCTCCCGCGCCTCCTCAGGGCTGTGCTCTTGTGCTGTAAGACTAcgctccccctctccctcctcagctGCCGGCCAGCTGGGTGCCTGGGGCTGAAGGCGTCCATCGCCCTCCTCCACTAGTGTCCAATCCCAGGGACCACCCCCAGTTGGGGAGACCTTATCCGTGAGCAGTCCCCCCAGGCCAGCCCCAACCCGGGACTGGAGCACCAAGGTGTTGCGCAAAGCAAGGGCCAGCAACAGGCTGAGTGGCTGGACGGGGCCTTCCTGCCCCAGCAGGCCCCGCAGCAACCCCAGGGAGCCCCCCAGCAGCCCAGGTTTGCAGCTCTCTAGCTCTCGCAGGCACTCGCAGGCGGTAGCCCGCAAGGGGCGCTGTTCCGAGGCGGGGACAAAGCCTCGCCCCAGATCGCTGCCCGCGGCCAGGCCGAGCAGTAGGGGCAGGAGCCGGCAGGAGGCGCCCGAGGTGGGGCCCAGCGCGCCGCCCGCCGCCAGGGCAGTGGTGGCCGCCAGCAGCAGTGGCCGACGAAGAGCTGAGGGACGCGGGGGTAGGAGGACCAAGGTGTCCAACAGGGAGGTGGCGGCCACCTCGGCCGCAGAGGCGTCGGGCCACAGCTGCGCAGGGTACTCCAAGCTCAGGGCCACCAGGGAAACCTGGATGGGGAATTAGAAAGGAATCACGAAGATGAGGTTCAGGACGCGGCGGGCTGGGGTGACCCTGCGGGCCGGGGCAGGGGACGCGTGGGGGCCTACCTTGGTCTGTTCGCTCAGCTTCTCACTTCTCAGGTCGCCCAGCAGGTCGCGACCCAAATCCTCCCCCTCGGGACCTGCCATGAAGGCGGACGGGCTGGCCCGGAAGGCCCCCAAGCGCTGGGCCCAGGCGTCCCGGCTCAGGGGCCCCATGGTGAGGCGCGCGGGCCCCTGCGCAGGGGAGAGGGACTCTCAGGCCGCAGCCACCGGCAGCGTGGGGCCCGCTGCCGACCCCAAGGGGCTGCGGTCACCCCCGGCCGCCGCGCAGATGCCGGCGGGACCCGCGCCCGGCTCCCACGGTGAAACTAGGGCTCTCGGGGCCGACGCCGGAGCTGGGCGCCGGGGCCCCCGCGGGACGGGACAGGAGCGGGGCGGGGGAGGGTGCGTGCCGAGAGCTCGTTAGGCTGCCGCCCTCCCGCCCGCGGCCCGCACCGAAACCACAGCGCCACCCCGGCCCCCGGCGCCGGCGGTAACGGGCCGCGCTCGCCGCCTGACTCAGCCGCCGCGGGCGCTCAGGCCGGCCGGCTCCTTCCGGGCTggcggcgcggggcggggcgcggcgcGGGGGCGGCCGAGGccgggcggggaggggcggggcgtaACGGGGCCGCCGCCTCCCGCAGGTGCCGACTCGCCGGTTTCGCGGGGGCTGACTAACTGTCCCGCCGCTCAGGCCCCCTTCCCCGAAACCGCCGCAGGCCCGGGCAGAAAAGGCGGAAGGGAGTGGGTAGGGGCGGCGGAGCGGGGTGGGCCTGGGCCCCCGATGCAGGGTCCCGCGGCGCAGGGCTGCGATCCCGCGGCCCTCGGCGGACATCGGCCCGGCCCCACCAGCGCCTGCCAAGCCGCTCAGGGCGGCAGCCAGCGCGCCCCCCGCCGGCGCTCGGGCACACCGCACCCTGCGCCAGACGCGCGGCCCCGGGGGGCGTGGGTGCGGGTCCTGGGGCTCCCGGAGTGGCCGCTGGGGGTGAGCAAGGTGCGGTCGCAGGGCGCCCGCAGGAAGAGCGCCCCAGCTGAACCGGTCCGGCGGGCGCCGCAGGGCTTGGCTTCGCTTCCCTGACGCCTGCCTGGGCCCCCAGCCCGCTCGGCTTGGGGGCGAGGAGCCGGCGCCGCGGTTGCGGCCAGCCAGGAGCTTCTGACCTTTGTTTGCCCCAGGCCGCGCTGGCGGCCCGCAGGGGTCGTGACGGCGAGGGCGGGGCGGGGCCCTAAGTCGAAAACAACGGGATCCATACTCGGGAAGTGCGGGCTGTCAGGGCCTGGCCGGTCACGGGGCTCGAGGCATGCCTAGCGATGGGGAAAACAGGCCCGGGAGGAGGGCGGCCTTGCCAACCGAGACCTGGGGCCAAGCAGGGCCGGAACCCAGCACTCTTGACTTCAGTGGGCCGGATTCTGGCTGTTTGGGGGCATTCGGGGGTCTGGGCCGCGGTCTCTCCTAGGCCAGAGGCCCAGGTTGCAGGTGCCCCACAGACCACCGGTTTGCAGGGCACAGAACCGCCGGCGCCCAAACCCCACCACCCACCTCTGGCTCCAATTAGCCGCTCTGAAGATGAAACAGGCCTGAGCCCCCATGAAAGCCACTGCCAGCTGGCCTCTCCCTACCCCATCCTGCTCCAGATGGGAGGTGGTGGAGAGTTGAGGGGTGGAGAGTGCCAAAAAGGAGGCTGTCTGGGTGCCCTTGGGGATGGAGAGATAGAGACCCACCCGGAGGGACAGGTCCAGCCAGAAGGCCCGGTCCCGGCTCCTCTAGGCCCTGGCTCCACAGTTGACTCACAGGCGGCAGCCCCAAACCACTTCCCTCtaggtgcctcagtttccccatctataaaatgggagtgatAACTCCCACCCAAGAGGCTGTGTGTGGGGTGAGGCAGCCCGGCTAATTAAACCCAAGATGAAAGAGGCAGGACGAGAACAGccctggggaggggaggcagccTGCAGTAGGAGCCAGTCTGGTTTCTCTGTCTGAGCCCAGAGGGTGCTGGTAACTGCACATCCCCGGCCCTCAGCACCCTCACGGTGAGGCAGGAATGATTATTAAACTCCTCGCAGAGTTGAAGAGACAGGCTTCCAAGGGTCAGGGGGCCTGACACTGGCTCTAGCCCCGGCTCAGCCTCTGACAGCGTGGCCTCTGCACACCTCCTGCCTGAGTCTTGGCTCCTTGAGGCTGAGGGTCTGGAAGGAGGGAACCCACTTGTGGTCTCCAATACTGCAATGGACGAATCCGCATGGACTTACTGAGGCTCACAGCAACCCCAAGTACCGAGGGTGGGTACCAGTTGAGGAAAGGGAAGCCCACAGAGGTGCGGTCTCTCAGTCACAGAGTCCCTCAGAGGTGGAGCCTCGACTTCCACAAACAGCCCCTTGTTGCATCTGACCTGGTCCTCCCCCAACACCAGGTACCCTCGGCCCTCTTGGGTGTCCAGGTCCCTGGATGGGCCCTGTTCTCACCTGTCTGCTCCCCTATGGGTGGGTGGTGCTGGCTCTGTCCCTGGCAAGGCCAGGCATGGAGCTGAGCTGAGACCGTCATCAGACTCACCCGGGACAGCAACATCCCAGCCGAGGGcccaggtgtgggccactgccgGATGCTGAGCTGGGAATTCCCCACTCCATGCCCTCCCTCATTTCTTCTCCTGCTGAGTTTCTGTCCTCCCCATGCAGCCCAGTTGTGGGCAGACACTAAATACAACgcttgtaaaaggaaaaaaagtcagtttCCCAAGGGgtcctaagcctcagtttcctcatctgtaaaatcgggCTACAGCAAACACACCCTCGCAGCACTGGCTGCTGGGGATACAGGAAGGCTTAGGAAAGAACGAGTCAATAGGCAAAGCCACGGAAATAGAGCAGATAGTGGGTGCTGGGCCAGGGGGAGGGGAGACACAGTGACAGCTAATGAGTACAGGGTTTTCTTTGGGGCGATGAAGATGTTCTGAGATTTAGTGATGACAGTTGTACAGCTCTGTGAGGTTACTAAAAACTGGTGAATTGTACATCTTATAAAAGGGTGAATTTGATGGTATATGAATTCTATCTAAACAAAGCTATTTAAAATGGTGTTTAAAAAGGGGTCCCACCCCAGACCAGCAGGggcacaaaaagtaaaaataaaaaataaggccaggcgtggtgactcacgcctgtaatcccagaactttgggaggctgaggcgggcggatcatgaggtcaggagatcaagaccatcctggagaacacggcgaaaccccgtctctactaaaaatacaaaaaaaaattaggcgggcatggtggcgggcacctgtagtcccagctactcaggaggctgaggcaggagaatggcgtgaaccagggggtcggagcttgcagtgagccgagatcacgccactgcactccagcctgggagacagccagactctgtctcaaaataaataaataaataaataaataaataaataaaaataaaaataaaaaggggtcCCTCAAGTTCAGAACTTGCACTGATGGGGAGGAGAACCAACAATAAacaagaaagacaaaacaaaacgcCATGGAATGAAAGTTGTGGCAAAGAAAATAGGATAGTGGGACAGAGGTGGCAGGGGACAAGGATTTAGCTGGGGTGGATGGAGAGGCCCCTCAGAAGAGGGGACATTTGGTTGAAACCTGAATGAAGAAAGATGGCCAGTAATCCAGTAGGGaaaagtgttccaggcagaaggagcatCGGGAGGAGGGGCCAGAGCTGGGAACAGGCCAAGGCTTGTTCAGGGGACGCAGGAGACAGCAGTGTGGCTGGCATACAGGGACCCAGCTGGAAGGGAATTGGGAGGTCAGCGGTGGCCCCAGCACGCCAGGCCTCAGGCTCTTATTCCAGCTGCAGTGAAGCCACTGGAGGGTGTTAGCTGAGGGGAGGCCTGGCCCGGATTTTAACAGCACCTCGTGTGGCCCACCTGCCTCTCCAACCTCAGTTCCCCTACCCTCTCTTCCCCCCACTACACGGCCAGGTTGCATTTGGGTTCACGGTACACACTAGACTCACTCCTGCTCAGGGGCCTTGGCATCAGCTGTTCCTTCTGCTGGTCATGGTCTTCTCCACTCTGCACAGCTGGCTCCTCCCTCTCATTCAGGCCTCAGCACCCCTACCTGCCACCATCACATTCTCTCGCCAAATGTTCTGTGTGCATTTTATGCTTCTGCTTACttgtttcctatttctttgtcTGCCTTGCTTTGTAGaatctcagtgcctggcacagcagATTCTCAAGAATTAAGGGATGAATTAAGGGATGAATGTACGCCATCTAGCTGGCACTGTGCTGCTAGATGAACAGAGATGTGCTGCTAGATGTGGTGAACAGAGCACAGGACGCCAGCCTTCATGGCACTCACAGTTCAACTCCATGTTTCCCCCCCGTCACATACATCGTCTGTCTCCTGAGCTGCCCGTGAAGACAGCCACACCACACACTGCGGCCTGTGGGTCAAACCTAATCCACAAAGGTGTTTTGTTGGACCCattccatgttttaaaattttttgattagctgggtgtggtggcaaacacctgtagtcccagctactcaggaggctgaggcaggacgatcacttgagcccagtaattcgagattgcaccactgtgctccagcccaggcaacctagtgagaccccaactcttaaaattattttaaaaataaaaaaattgagctaacatttaaaaattagttgatttCACTTACAAATCTGGACTTCTGGCTTCTCTTGGAAAATGGAAAGCTGTGGCCCCGTGGGGTTTGTGCACCTGAATGACAGGATTGTGACTGCCATTTAGATAGGCACATTCTCTCCTGTCCCCCCCACTCTGTTCTCCCCGACGGCCAGGGCCAGTTGTGTTTTATCACTGAATTTGTAGTATTGTCTTCCCATATctatgtctctaccaaaagttgGACTGTGAAAGGTGAATGGATCACAGGAGTCAAGAAAAGaggatattcattcattcaacaaacatttattgataatccactttgtgccaggcacagctGTAGATGCTGGAGATATAGCAGTAGACAACACCGCCTCCCACCTGGGGCCCCATTCCACATCCTGTAACTCACTTGTGCAGGGAGGGGATCCCCTGGCCGGCTTCACTTTATTTACCCAGTGTCCTGTCCTTCTGGACATTGGAGTTGCTCCCTTGATAGGGAAGACTGACCCTTGTGTCTAGGGACATCTGTGAAGACTTCACCGTAGTATCCACCGAGCACCCTCTGTGTACCAGCCCATCAGGGCTTGGCAcaacaaaactgctcaatcaatatttgttgaatgaatgaactaacTGAACCTCTCTCCTAAACAGATTGTGTTTAAGGTTGTTTCTCCTGGATTCACCTCAAAAGATAGGCACATACCAAGTGTTCACTTAATGTCAGTTGAACTCAAAGGTCTGGCTGGGATCAGGGTGGAGGTCACAGCCCTTGGAAAGGCAGGGAAAGAGGCAAACACGAACGCCCCATCCCTGCCCTTAAGTAGGTCAGCGAGTGAAGGAAGCCCAGCCAGCGCCAAAGTGTCACGATGAGAGTGTGGGCTTCATGGAGGCCTCTGAGGAGCGGGGGCATCCCTCCACGTGGGCCTGGGGCCTGAGGAGAGTATGAAGAGTGGCTGGGGGCGCAGGTCCCAGGCTGAACCTCAGCCCAGGGCAGGCCGTGGGT containing:
- the AP5B1 gene encoding AP-5 complex subunit beta-1, whose protein sequence is MGPLSRDAWAQRLGAFRASPSAFMAGPEGEDLGRDLLGDLRSEKLSEQTKVSLVALSLEYPAQLWPDASAAEVAATSLLDTLVLLPPRPSALRRPLLLAATTALAAGGALGPTSGASCRLLPLLLGLAAGSDLGRGFVPASEQRPLRATACECLRELESCKPGLLGGSLGLLRGLLGQEGPVQPLSLLLALALRNTLVLQSRVGAGLGGLLTDKVSPTGGGPWDWTLVEEGDGRLQPQAPSWPAAEEGEGERSLTAQEHSPEEARELRAAVIQLLDTSYLLTPVAQAQLLWLLGWALRGLQGQPPALFKPQLVRLLGTAQLTLLHAVLALKAAFGEALFTAQDEALLLRRLTLAAQHPALPPPTHLFYLHCLLSFPENWPLGPEGEEAAPLLLGPQLCRGLLPSLVHDPMALLARLHLLCLLCAEDEEEEKGQLPSPRHYLEELLAGLRQRAALDGGPRALATLCFQASYLVARCLAGQPTVLTPLIHGLAQLYQAQPILAPHFVDLLDQVDSELREPLKVVLRQVVVSRPGRDEALCWHLQMLAKVADGDAQSATLNFLQAAAAHCTNWDLQQGLLRVCRALLRAGVRGGLVDLLQVLARQLEDPDGRDHARLYYILLAHLAAPKLGVALGPSLAAPALASSLVAENQGFVAALMVQEAPALIRLSMGSHRVKGPLPVLKLQPEALEPIYSVELRFRVEGQLYAPLEAVHVPCLCPGRPARPLLLPLQPRCPAPARLDVHALYTTSTGFTCHAHLPPLFVNFADLFLPFPQPPAGAGLGFFEELWDSCLPEGAESRVWCPLGPQGLEGLVSRHLEPFVMVAQPPTSYYVAIHLPPDSKLLLRLEAALADGVPVALRTDDWAVLPLAGDYLRGLAAAV